From the bacterium genome, the window CCGCGGGCGGCGTGCTCGCGCTGCGCGCCGCGACGGCGGCGCTCGGCCCGCCGCGCGTCCCCCCCGAGGCCTACCGGCTCGCTTCGACCCTGCTGATCACCGACCGCCGCGGCGCGCCCCTGCGGTTCCTGACGGACGAGCGCTGGCGGCGCCACCTCTGGCTCGCGGGCGACCAGATCCCCGACGTCGTCCGGCACGCCTTCATCGCCGCCGAGGACCGGCGGTTCCACCGGCACCCCGGCGTCGACCCGCTCGCGATCATCCGTGCCGCCGTCGTCAACCTGCGCGCCCGGGCCGTGGTGTCGGGTGCCTCGACGATCACCCAGCAACTGGTGAAGTCGGCGCTCCCGCCGGGGCCGCGGACCCTGGGCCGCAAGATCGACGAGGCACTCGAGGCGGCACGTCTGGAGCGCGCCCTCCCGAAGGACGAGATCCTGGCGCTCTACCTCAACCGCGTCGACCTGGGGAACAACCTGCTCGGCGTGGAGGCCGCGGCGCGGATGTATTTCGGGAGGCGGGCGGTCGAGCTGGACGCGGCGGAGGCGGCGACGCTCGCGGCGCTCCCCAAGGCCCCGTCGCTGCTCGATCCCTGGGGGAGCACGCCGGAACGGCTGCTCGCCCGGCGCAACCACGTGCTCGGCCGCATGGCGGCGCTCGGACTGATCGCGGCGGCGGAGGCCGCCGCGGCGCGGGGTCGCCCTCTCGGCGTGCGTCCCGCGCCTCCGCTGGAAGCCCCGCACCTTGTGGATGACGTGCTCGCCTCGGGCTCGCTCGCCGGGCGCACTGGCGTCGCGGCGCTCACCGTCGACCTCGCCGCGCAGCGCGAGGTGGAGGCGATCCTCGCGTCGCACCGGGGGCGCCTCGCGGCGGCCGGCGCGTCGCAGGCCGCCGCCGTGGTCCTCGACAACCGCACGCTGGATGTCGTCGCGCTCGCGGGCTCGATCGCCCACGAGGCGCGGGCGCAGGGTTTTGTCAACGGCGCGGCCGCCCCCCGCTCGGCGGGTTCGACCCTCAAGCCGTTCCTTTATGGCTGGGCGATCGACCGCGGCTGCTCGCCGGCCTCCGTGCTCGAGGACGTGGAGCGTGCCTATCTGGGTGAGGAGGCCGAGTACCTGCCGCTGAACTTCGACCGCCAGGCGCACGGGCCGGTGGACCTGCGCACGGCGCTCGGGCGCTCGCTGAACCTTCCGGCGGTCCACCTGCTCGAGCGACTGGGCACGGACGGGTTGTACGCCGTGCTCGGCCGCCTCGGGTTGCTGCCGCCCGCCGCACCGCCGCCGGATCACTACGGCCTCGGCCTTGCGGTCGGCAACCTGGACGTGCGGCTGCTCGACCTCGCCGCGGCGTTCGCGGCAATCGCCAACGGCGGCGACTTCCGTCCGCCGCGGGTGCTCCCGGAGGCCCCGGCGGCGCAGCCACGGCGCGTGTTTTCGCCGGAGGCCGCTTTCATCGTCGCGGACGTGCTCGCCGACCCGCTCCTGCGATCGGCGGCGCTGGCCTCGCGGGGATTGCCGGTCCCCGTGGCGCTCAAGACGGGGACCTCGACGCACTACCGCGACGCCTGGACGGTCGGCTTCACGGACCGCTACACGGTCGGCGTCTGGACGGGAAACTTCGACGGCCGGGTGACCGCGCGCCTCTTCGGCGGGGAGGGGGCCGGCCCCGTCTTCGCGGACATCGTGACCGCCCTGCACCGCCGGCAGCCGCCGGCGCCTCTCGTTCCGCCGGACACGGTCACCCGCCGCGAGGTCTGCTCCCAGTCAGGCGACCTGCCCGGACCCGGGTGTCGCGAGCGCAAGGCGGAATGGTTCGTGGCGGGGGCGGAGCCGACGGCGGTCTGCGCGTACCACGCGTCGCCCGGCCGCCATGACCTGCCCGCCGCCTACGCCGGGTGGCTCGGCCAGCGGCATGCCGAGGGGCGGGAGTCGCGCTACCGCCTCGCCGGGCTCACCCCGGACCTCGAGCGCCTCTTCGTGCCGCCGCCGCCCGCGCCGCCGCCCGCCGCCGAGGGGCCCGTCCGTATCGAGGCGGAGCAGCCCGCGCCCGTCGAGCAGAGCGGCTTGAGCATCCGCTACCCGCTCGACCGCGACCGCTACGTGCTGGCGCGGGGCGAGGAACGGCTGGAGCTGCGCCTGCAGGCCGTCGCCGAGGCGCCCGTCGCGTCGGTCACCTGGTTCGTCGACGGCGAGGAACTTGCCAGCGCCGGCCCGCCGTACACCGTCGTCTGGCTGGGGGCGCGCGGCCGCCACCGCGTCAGCGTCGCCGACGCCGCCGGGTTCGGCGACGCGATTGACGTCTCGATCGAATGATCAGATCGGTCCTCGCCCTCGCCCTGCTCGTCCCGGCGCCGACCCTCGGGGTGTTCGCCGCGATGGTCTGGTTTCCGGGCACGCCGCTGGGGAAGGGTGTGTTCGTCGCCACCAAGCTCTGGCTGTTCCTCTTACCGGTGCTCTGGCTCAGGCTCGTGGACCGCGAGCCGCTCAGTCTCTCGCCCATGCGGCGGGGCGGGCTGGCGGCCGGCGCGCTCTCCGGCGTTGGTGTCGGCCTCCTGATCGTGGCGGCGTACCGCGTGCTGGGCCCCTCGCTCGTGGACCGGACGCTCTTCGCCGGCCGGATGCGGGAGGTGGGCCTCGACGCCTGGCAGCTCTACGTCGGCGCTGCGGCGTACTGGGTGCTCGTCAATTCCGTGCTGGAGGAGTACGTCTGGCGGTGGTTCGTCTGCTCGCGCTGCGAGGCCCTCGTCGGGCCGGCGGCGGCCGCCGCGCTCTCCGCGTTCTTCTTCACGCTGCACCACTACTTCGCGGTGCGGACGTACTTCCCCGTCGCGCTGGCGCTGCTCTGCTCGGCCGGGGTGTTCGTGGGCGGGCTGGTCTGGTCGTTCCTCTACCTGCGCTATCGCAGCATCTGGCCGGCGTACTCGAGCCACGCGATCGTCGACCTGGCGGTCTTCGGGACCGGCGCCTACGTGCTCTGGGGCTGAGCCCGCCCCGCGCGAGCGCGCATCCTTCCGGTTGACTTCGGTCGCCGGCGGCACCACATTGAAGGTGCATCGAGCGGGACCGCAGGGACACGGACGGGCGCCGCGCCGTGTCGGCCGGTATCCAAGGGCGCCGTCAGGCTTCTCCTGAAGGGCAGGCTCCGACACGGGAGGGAGTGTCCGAACGTGGCAGTGCAGTCGACGACACCGGGCCCCGACAGCGCCCTGCTGCGCGTCGTGGCCGCCCTCTCCACGACCAGAGTCAACTACTGGGCGGAATTCGCGGTCGACGTGCCGTTGGGCGTGACGCTGATGCTGGCGGGCGCGCGCAGCCCGGGCGCACGGCCCGCCGCGGCCGCCGCGACGGTGCTCTTCGGCCTGCTGCTCTTCAGCTTCATCGAGTATTCGTTTCACCGCTGGCTCTTCCACGGGTCCGTGGAAGTCATCGCCAGGGGGCACCGCAGGCACCACGCGAACCCGCAGGGCTACGACGCGCTGCCGTTCTTCGTGCCGGCGCTGATCCTGCTGTCGTTGTGTGGGCTGTTGGCGCTCGTGGTCCCGCGGCCGCACGCTCTTGTGCTGACCGGCACCGTCGCCCTGAGCTATGTCGCCTACGGGCTCTGGCACTTCACCGTGCACCACCACCTGTTCCGGTGGCCCCCGGCCCGCGACTGGGCGGCGAACCACCACATTCACCACTACCACGCGGAGACGAACTTCGGCGTCACCTCGCCGCTGTGGGACGTGGTGTTCGGGACGCGCTACGCGCGCAAGAAGGCCTAGCGTCGGCTCCCGGCGGCTGCCCCGCTCACGCCATGATGTGCCACAGCCCCATCATCCCGATGTCCTCGTGCTCGACGATGTGGCAGTGGAACATCGCCATGCCGTCGTAGTCCGCGACGGGCACGAGCAGGCGGGCCCAGCCCCTCTTCGGGATGAGCACGACGTCCTTCCACGCGGGCGCCGCGGTGTAGAGGGCGGCGTAGCCCGCGTCCGCCCCGCCCATCGCCAGCACCTGGCAGGGGTTGACGTGCTGATGGAACGGGTGGTCCATACCGCTGTCGTTGACGACGTCCCAGACCTCGAAGGTGCCGAGCATGGAGTGGATCTCGGCGGCGCGCATCGTGCCGTCGGCGAGCATCTCGAACGAGATGCCGTTGATGAAGCCCCGCCCCATGCCCATGCTCAAGGCGAGGCGCTCGGTCTTCGCGACAGGCGGGCTGATGCGCGACGCCAGCGGGTTCACCTGGGAGGGCAGGGTGTCGCTGGTGCGGCCGCCCCGGTAGGGGACCGTCATCAGCGTCACCTGCTGCGTGCCCGACGACCCGCACCCGCGATCGTACGGCAACGCCAGCAGGCGGTAGCTCGCAGCGCGCTGGTTCGCGCGGACCAGCACGTCCGCGCGCTCGCCGGGCGAGAGCAGCAGGGAGGAGACGGGGTAGGGCCTGTCGAGCGCCCCGCCCTCGGTCCCGACGACGTGAAGCTGGTGGCCCTCGAGCTGCAGTTTGTAGAAGCGCGCGTTGCTGGCGTTGATGATCCGCCAGCGCTGGACCTGCCCCGGACGGATGCCGAGCACGGGGTTGACCTGCCCGTTGACCAGGACCGTGCCGCCTTCCTTCCCGTGCATGTAGTCCATGAGGGACGTGTAGGGGGCGGGCGCCCCGCCGCTGAGGGTGATGTCCTTGAGAAACAGCAGGTGTGTCTCGTACCCCGCGAGGGCGGTCTGCCCGTCCTCGATCTCCAGCGCGCCGGCCATCCCGCCCCAGTACTGCTCCGCCACCGAGCCGTGGATGTGCGGGTGGTAGAAGTTGATGCTCCCCGGCTCCTGGAACGCCAGGTCGTACTCGTACGCGAAGCTCTCGCCCGACATGAGCATGACCATCATGTTGTCGGCGTTCCCCGACGGCGAGACGTGCAGGCCGTGCGTGTGGAGGTTGGTGATGTCGCGGTCGTGCCCGAGGATGTTCGTCCCGAGCATGGCCAGCGAGTTGCTCAGGCGCACCCGCAGCAGGTCGCCGCGCCTGGCCCGGATCGTCGGAGCGGGATACGTTCCGTTGTAGGTGAGCAGGTTGGCGGTGACGCCGTTGACGCTCACCGGCGCAACCCGCGCTTCGATGCTGACCTCCACCACGCCGGGCTGCGCGCTCTCGTTGAGCAGCACCGGCGGATCCGCGAACGGCGCCCCCGGGGGCGGGTCGATGATCGTCGTGCCCGCGCCGCAGCCGCTGCCGCCGGTCATCCCGCGCGCCCAGGAATCGCCGCGCCGCAGGACCGTGCACCCGCCGACGAGCCCGACCGCCGTTGCCCGGATGAAGCCCCGCCGATCCAATCCTCTCTCTCCCATGGCTTTCCTCCCGTGGCCGACCGGCCGGACACAAGGTAACCAGGAGCGGGCATCGCGCGCAGTGGGCGGACACCCCATTTGCGGACGCGAGGTGCCCGGGGGACCCGCCGCGGCGTCACCGCGGCCGGCCGGACGAGGCTAGTGGCGGGGATTCGCCGCGACCACGCGGGCGGCCTTGACGATCGCGTCCGCGAGATCGTGGCGGATGAAGTCCATCAGGTGCGGCGGCATGCGCCGCGTCCCCAGGATCTCGACGCCGTACTTGGGGCTCACGCGGTTCAGGGCGTAGGCAAGCGTGTCCTCCCGGCAGTCGAGGCAGAGGCACAGCCCCTCGTGCCGGCGCAGCAGGGGCTCGATCATCCGCGTCCCGGCCTCGAGGCAGAAGTCGACGAGACGCACGCCCCCGGCGTCGTGCCGACGCTGGCGGGGCGGGTGCAGGGGGCGGCGCGTCACGCGCTCGAGGGCGATCTCCACGGCGGAGCGCACCCGGATCGGGTCGATCCGCTGCGCGGCCAGGCCGAAATTCTGGCTGCGCGAGTAGCAGGGCGGGAGCTTCGTCAGTGCGAGCGCGATCGCGTCGGTCGCGCACAGCGGGCAGGTGCAGGCCGCGGGCTCCGCGCCGGCGTCCCGCGAGAACCAGGAGTGGATGCTCAGCAGGGAAGGGGCGGCGCGCTCGGCCCCGCGCCGCTCGCGCCGGCGGACCTCCCGCCCGACGACCGCCTCCGCCTCGTTCCGGACTTCCATGGCTGCCTCCGCGAGCACCGCCACTCCCTCCCTGTCGGTCCGCCCGCCAATATCGACCGCGGCGTGGCCGCGCGATGTGACGCCCGTCACATCTTCATCATGCTATGGAATCGCGCCGGCGGTGCCGCCGGCCTTCAGCGGCCGAAGTCCGCCCGGTTCGCCTTGACGCATTCCGGGCAGATGCCGTGGGTGAAGCTCGCTTCCGAGTGCTCGCGGATGTAATCCTCGACCTGGTCCCAGTAGCCCTGGTCGTTGCGGATCCTCTTGCACCACGCGCAGATGGGGAGCATGCCGCTGAGGTGCCTGACCTTCGAAAGCGCCTCCCGGAGGTCCCGGATCAGCTGGTCCCGCACCTCCGACTCGTGCTTCTGCTCCGAGATGTCCCGGGCGACGTGGACCGTGCCGAGGGGCTGCCCCCCGGCCTCGAAGAGGGGCGTGCAGGTCACCTGCAGCGGCAGGCCGAGGTGCGGGTCGAACAGCTCCCGCGTCACGCCGCGGCCCGCATGCAGCGCCTCCTCGTGCGGGCACTCGGGCCAGGGGCGATCGAGGCCGTGCAGGACGCTGTGGCACGTCCTGCCGATCAGGTCCCGCGGGTGCGACGAGGCCAGGTCCGCGAGGGCGCGGTTCACCCGGATGAGGCGGTAGTCAGGGGAGATCACCGCGATGAACTCGGGCATCGCATCCATCGTCTCCGTCCACTGGGCGGCGACGTGCGAGAGCAGACGCTCCGATCGGCGGGCCCGGATCTCGGCCTCGGCGTGCGCCGCAAAGAGCGCGAGCACCGCGTCGGCCGGCGCCGTCCACTCCAGCGGGACCGTGTCGAGCACCGCGACGATGCCCGCCGGCTGTCCCGCGGCGTCGCGCAGGAGCCTGCCGGCCAGGCCCTCGGCGCCGACCGCGGTGAGCCCCGCGTCCCCGGGGTAGCGCGCGCCAACGTCCTGCTCCTGCAGCAGCGAGCCCCGTACGGCGAGCTCGGCCCAGGGGGTCCCGCGGGAGACCGAAATCGCCGGGGGCGTGCGCCCGTCCCTGCTCCAGGCGCCAAGCAGCCGCGTTTCCCCGGAATCGGAGAAGTCGGCGACGAGCGCCATGTTCACGCCGAGGACCTCCGCCAGGTGGCGCGCGCACGCGCCGTGGTGGTCGGGGCGCCCGGCCCCGTTCAACACGGCGGCGATGTGGACGAGGGCCGCCTCGGCGGCAACCATCCTGCTCACGTGCGCTCCTTTGCCCATCTCTACCCCTGTGAAAAAGTAACGCCCGCCCGCCCGCCGCCGAAGTGACGCGGGTCACAGACGCCCGGGCTCGCCCGTGGCGGGGTTGTCCCGACGGGGGGCGCGGCCTAGATTAGATGCGCGCCGCGTTCCCCGCGGCGGGGAAACCGCACAAGGAGGAGCCGCATGAAGAAGTCGCTCGGAGCGAAGACCATTCTCTACCCGACGCCCGTGATGGTGGTCGGGACCTACGGCGCCGACGGCGCGGCCAACGTCATGACGGCGGCGTGGGGCGGCATCGCCTGCTCGCGGCCACCCTGCCTCGCGGTGTCGCTGCGGGCCGCCACCGCGTCCCACGGCAACATCATGGCGCGCAAGGCCTTCACGATCAGCCTGCCCGATGAGACCCACGCCGCGCAGGCCGACTACTTCGGTCTCGTGTCGGGGAGGGACCAGGAGAAGCTGAAAGTCAGCGGCCTCACCGCGGTGCGCAGCGACCTCG encodes:
- a CDS encoding PAS domain-containing protein — encoded protein: MVAAEAALVHIAAVLNGAGRPDHHGACARHLAEVLGVNMALVADFSDSGETRLLGAWSRDGRTPPAISVSRGTPWAELAVRGSLLQEQDVGARYPGDAGLTAVGAEGLAGRLLRDAAGQPAGIVAVLDTVPLEWTAPADAVLALFAAHAEAEIRARRSERLLSHVAAQWTETMDAMPEFIAVISPDYRLIRVNRALADLASSHPRDLIGRTCHSVLHGLDRPWPECPHEEALHAGRGVTRELFDPHLGLPLQVTCTPLFEAGGQPLGTVHVARDISEQKHESEVRDQLIRDLREALSKVRHLSGMLPICAWCKRIRNDQGYWDQVEDYIREHSEASFTHGICPECVKANRADFGR
- a CDS encoding CPBP family intramembrane glutamic endopeptidase: MIRSVLALALLVPAPTLGVFAAMVWFPGTPLGKGVFVATKLWLFLLPVLWLRLVDREPLSLSPMRRGGLAAGALSGVGVGLLIVAAYRVLGPSLVDRTLFAGRMREVGLDAWQLYVGAAAYWVLVNSVLEEYVWRWFVCSRCEALVGPAAAAALSAFFFTLHHYFAVRTYFPVALALLCSAGVFVGGLVWSFLYLRYRSIWPAYSSHAIVDLAVFGTGAYVLWG
- a CDS encoding sterol desaturase family protein; amino-acid sequence: MAVQSTTPGPDSALLRVVAALSTTRVNYWAEFAVDVPLGVTLMLAGARSPGARPAAAAATVLFGLLLFSFIEYSFHRWLFHGSVEVIARGHRRHHANPQGYDALPFFVPALILLSLCGLLALVVPRPHALVLTGTVALSYVAYGLWHFTVHHHLFRWPPARDWAANHHIHHYHAETNFGVTSPLWDVVFGTRYARKKA
- a CDS encoding flavin reductase family protein, which codes for MKKSLGAKTILYPTPVMVVGTYGADGAANVMTAAWGGIACSRPPCLAVSLRAATASHGNIMARKAFTISLPDETHAAQADYFGLVSGRDQEKLKVSGLTAVRSDLVDAPYVGEFPLVIECAVVAVHELGLHTQFVGEIKDVKADGALLDAEGRVDLARLRPILYAPDQQAYHAVGAFVGKAFSLGKGLAGRS
- a CDS encoding late competence development ComFB family protein — its product is MEVRNEAEAVVGREVRRRERRGAERAAPSLLSIHSWFSRDAGAEPAACTCPLCATDAIALALTKLPPCYSRSQNFGLAAQRIDPIRVRSAVEIALERVTRRPLHPPRQRRHDAGGVRLVDFCLEAGTRMIEPLLRRHEGLCLCLDCREDTLAYALNRVSPKYGVEILGTRRMPPHLMDFIRHDLADAIVKAARVVAANPRH
- the pbpC gene encoding penicillin-binding protein 1C, which produces AGGVLALRAATAALGPPRVPPEAYRLASTLLITDRRGAPLRFLTDERWRRHLWLAGDQIPDVVRHAFIAAEDRRFHRHPGVDPLAIIRAAVVNLRARAVVSGASTITQQLVKSALPPGPRTLGRKIDEALEAARLERALPKDEILALYLNRVDLGNNLLGVEAAARMYFGRRAVELDAAEAATLAALPKAPSLLDPWGSTPERLLARRNHVLGRMAALGLIAAAEAAAARGRPLGVRPAPPLEAPHLVDDVLASGSLAGRTGVAALTVDLAAQREVEAILASHRGRLAAAGASQAAAVVLDNRTLDVVALAGSIAHEARAQGFVNGAAAPRSAGSTLKPFLYGWAIDRGCSPASVLEDVERAYLGEEAEYLPLNFDRQAHGPVDLRTALGRSLNLPAVHLLERLGTDGLYAVLGRLGLLPPAAPPPDHYGLGLAVGNLDVRLLDLAAAFAAIANGGDFRPPRVLPEAPAAQPRRVFSPEAAFIVADVLADPLLRSAALASRGLPVPVALKTGTSTHYRDAWTVGFTDRYTVGVWTGNFDGRVTARLFGGEGAGPVFADIVTALHRRQPPAPLVPPDTVTRREVCSQSGDLPGPGCRERKAEWFVAGAEPTAVCAYHASPGRHDLPAAYAGWLGQRHAEGRESRYRLAGLTPDLERLFVPPPPAPPPAAEGPVRIEAEQPAPVEQSGLSIRYPLDRDRYVLARGEERLELRLQAVAEAPVASVTWFVDGEELASAGPPYTVVWLGARGRHRVSVADAAGFGDAIDVSIE
- a CDS encoding multicopper oxidase family protein; the protein is MGERGLDRRGFIRATAVGLVGGCTVLRRGDSWARGMTGGSGCGAGTTIIDPPPGAPFADPPVLLNESAQPGVVEVSIEARVAPVSVNGVTANLLTYNGTYPAPTIRARRGDLLRVRLSNSLAMLGTNILGHDRDITNLHTHGLHVSPSGNADNMMVMLMSGESFAYEYDLAFQEPGSINFYHPHIHGSVAEQYWGGMAGALEIEDGQTALAGYETHLLFLKDITLSGGAPAPYTSLMDYMHGKEGGTVLVNGQVNPVLGIRPGQVQRWRIINASNARFYKLQLEGHQLHVVGTEGGALDRPYPVSSLLLSPGERADVLVRANQRAASYRLLALPYDRGCGSSGTQQVTLMTVPYRGGRTSDTLPSQVNPLASRISPPVAKTERLALSMGMGRGFINGISFEMLADGTMRAAEIHSMLGTFEVWDVVNDSGMDHPFHQHVNPCQVLAMGGADAGYAALYTAAPAWKDVVLIPKRGWARLLVPVADYDGMAMFHCHIVEHEDIGMMGLWHIMA